In the genome of Megachile rotundata isolate GNS110a chromosome 16, iyMegRotu1, whole genome shotgun sequence, the window CTAACAGAAATCATAGGAAATTTAGTTCTTATAAAGCACTATAAAGTTCGAAAGAATTTACTAGCGACCCACGTGTTTTGTACAacatatttgataaattatgaTGACATCTTCTGCATGaagtgtataatttttaatgcaaaatgGGAATAACGAAACAAGAAGTGCATCGTCCTGGCGCATTTAAGCAAGTAAATAAACCACATAAAACTGGTAGACATCGAAGCAAAGGATCAATAAGTAGCGACGTTAaaggtaaaattatttatattctatttatattattatttaattttataatttatcatatttctaaatatatatCTCTGTGTAATATATAGGAAAAACTGGGGTCAAAGTTTTATCAAAACACATTCATAGACAGTTAGGAAAAGATGCACGAAGACATCAGTCCTCTCAAATTaggaaaaataaaagagaagaagTATTGcaacaaaaaagaaatttagGTGGATCAAATTCAGCTCCTATTCTTGTATGTATTATTCCATTACAAGAAGACTTGGATACTCAAAATGTATTATCAGTGCTAACAAAAGCGGATGAGACTGCAATCGTAACAAATAGTCCCACTGGTACAACTCATTTAAGGTATAATATCTaatatataatagtaataaaaatataagttattgattatttacttatttgtaACAGCCTGCCTAGATTTAAACAGCGATTTTCTATTATTATACCACCAGTTGGAAATTTGTTTGCAACACTAGATGCAGCAAAAATATCTACAACTATTCTTTTTGTTGCTTCTGCTGTAAATCATCATGATAATAGTCCAAGAGATAAGATTCTTGATGATTGGGGTAGAGAAATTATTTTACCTTGTGCTGCTCAAGGTTTGACTACTCCAGTGATAGCAATTACAAACATTGAAAATCTTCATATAAAGGTAACATAAAAAAATCagttttttcttacttttggtaaatatgatttttattgatACATATAAGTTTTATTGCAGAAAcgtcaagaatttaaaaataatgtacaatCTGAGATTTCCAAATGGCTTCCAGAAGAAAAAATCTTTCATTTAGATACTTCTACTGATGCTTTCAATGTATTAAGACGTGTTGGTTCTCAAAAACAAAGAACTGTGTCATATAGAAACAAAAGAGCACATTTGTTAGCAGAAGAAATTAAGTTTAAGTGCAATGATGtaggtattaaaataattattatttataattgttaaaatatcaacttctgatcatttttaatttcatgtagGACTCAACAGATTTGGGAACCCTTATGATCTCAGGATATTTAAGAAATGTACCATTGTCAGTTAATAGTTTAATACATATAcctggatttggagattttcaaatgtcccaaattgATGCTCCTGAGGATCCATACCCTGTagagaagaaaggaagaaaacaTTGCAATGCAATGGATGATGAACCATCTGTCAGAGTTCTTGAACGTGCTGATCCAAAAAAACAAgtaattgtacaattaaaaaaaaagaaatattaacttcattaattatgtattacatattttatgtttataggAATCTCTTGAAAGTGAAAACATACCTGATCCTATGGATGCTGAACAAACTTGGCCTACTGAAGAAGAATTAGCTCAGGCTGCAGCTGCtcaaaagaagaaaattgtaaagaaaGTTCCAAAAGGAACATCTGAATATCAAGCAGCATGGATTCCTGATGAGGATGGAGGTACTTTTTGTTAAGATTGGTAAACGGATTTAAACACATACAGAGATTTATCCTTTTACAGAAGAATTAAGCGAATATTCGGATGATGAATCAGAAGATAAAATGTCAGTGGATGAAGCCAAATCTCAATCAGATAGTGATGTAGAAGCAGAAGATGAAGAGGAATATGATACAGTTACGATATCAGAAGCTCCAGACGAACAACGATATGATCAAAATGTTGATATGATagaggaaaaagaagaaatagaaaaattaaaacgtAAGTTTGCTTGAATTAACGTAAATAATACTTTGTTTTTCATTAGCACACTCGACTGACCTTTGCACCCTTAATTGACTTTTAAATATAGTAGCCAAATTGGATGCACAATTTCCTGACGAAGTTGATACTCCGCAAGATATGTTAGCAAAACTGAGATTTCAAAAATATCGAGGATTAGAATCGTTCAGGACAAGCCCTTGGGATTCAAAAGAAAATCTTCCTACCGATTATGctcgaatatttcaatttgaaaatttcgatcgAACACGAAAACGTATATTTAAAGAGTCACAAGAAATAGAAGGCGCTATGGTAAAgctcataaaataattattattactattgggCACTAATTCATAATTATTGAAACGTATTTACAGCCTGGTTGGTACATCACAATCCACGTGATAAATGTTAGGAGAAACCTATTTACTGCATTTTGCACA includes:
- the Tsr1 gene encoding tsr1 ribosome assembly factor, producing MGITKQEVHRPGAFKQVNKPHKTGRHRSKGSISSDVKGKTGVKVLSKHIHRQLGKDARRHQSSQIRKNKREEVLQQKRNLGGSNSAPILVCIIPLQEDLDTQNVLSVLTKADETAIVTNSPTGTTHLSLPRFKQRFSIIIPPVGNLFATLDAAKISTTILFVASAVNHHDNSPRDKILDDWGREIILPCAAQGLTTPVIAITNIENLHIKKRQEFKNNVQSEISKWLPEEKIFHLDTSTDAFNVLRRVGSQKQRTVSYRNKRAHLLAEEIKFKCNDDSTDLGTLMISGYLRNVPLSVNSLIHIPGFGDFQMSQIDAPEDPYPVEKKGRKHCNAMDDEPSVRVLERADPKKQESLESENIPDPMDAEQTWPTEEELAQAAAAQKKKIVKKVPKGTSEYQAAWIPDEDGEELSEYSDDESEDKMSVDEAKSQSDSDVEAEDEEEYDTVTISEAPDEQRYDQNVDMIEEKEEIEKLKLAKLDAQFPDEVDTPQDMLAKLRFQKYRGLESFRTSPWDSKENLPTDYARIFQFENFDRTRKRIFKESQEIEGAMPGWYITIHVINVRRNLFTAFCTLENRPLVLFGLLPNEHKMSVLNVVLKHTNTISIPIKSKERLIFQCGFRRFSACPIFSQHTNGNKHKYERYFQPESTVVASMFAPITFPPCPVLCYVEKLNGSLELIATGSVLSANPDRIIVKRVVLSGHPYKVYKRSAVIRFMFFHREDINWFKPVQLRTKYGRRGHIKEPLGTHGHMKCVFNGQLKSQDTVLMNLYKRVFPKWTYQPLLLTDSSHQDQSMNVE